A region of Shewanella psychromarinicola DNA encodes the following proteins:
- the ccmD gene encoding heme exporter protein CcmD — MQFDSLKDFINMGGYGFYVWLSYGVTIGSLGTLIILSVRKKRTVLIEIAKKITREQRLKETRGNNRESKT, encoded by the coding sequence ATGCAATTTGATTCATTGAAAGATTTCATTAATATGGGTGGCTATGGATTCTATGTATGGTTGTCTTACGGTGTAACAATCGGCTCTTTAGGAACCTTGATCATCCTCAGCGTGCGAAAAAAACGCACAGTCCTAATTGAAATAGCTAAAAAAATAACGCGTGAACAACGCCTGAAAGAAACAAGAGGTAATAATCGTGAATCCAAGACGTAA
- the ccmE gene encoding cytochrome c maturation protein CcmE codes for MNPRRKKRLTLAVALIAGVAAVASLLLYALNSNLNLFYTPYEITHGKNDTGVMPEVGQRIRVGGMVTIGSMKRDPKSLHVEFAVHDSAGGTVFVTYDDLLPDLFREGQGIVAQGILVASGKLEATEVLAKHDENYMPPEVAEAMGQKHEKPSYSEEAMGNK; via the coding sequence GTGAATCCAAGACGTAAAAAGAGATTAACCCTTGCAGTAGCGTTAATAGCCGGTGTTGCAGCTGTTGCTTCGTTATTGTTATACGCACTAAATTCTAATTTGAATTTATTCTATACACCGTATGAAATCACCCACGGGAAAAACGATACGGGTGTAATGCCAGAAGTAGGACAACGGATCCGAGTCGGTGGCATGGTCACAATAGGGTCGATGAAACGTGATCCAAAAAGTTTACATGTTGAATTTGCAGTGCATGATTCAGCGGGTGGGACAGTGTTCGTCACTTATGATGATTTACTTCCAGACCTATTTAGAGAAGGCCAAGGGATCGTTGCCCAAGGTATTCTAGTAGCGTCTGGAAAACTAGAAGCGACTGAAGTCCTCGCCAAGCACGATGAAAACTATATGCCGCCTGAAGTCGCTGAAGCGATGGGACAAAAGCATGAAAAGCCTAGCTATAGTGAAGAGGCTATGGGCAATAAGTAA
- the rplQ gene encoding 50S ribosomal protein L17: protein MRHRKSGRQLNRNSSHRQAMFRNMACSIVRHEIIKTTVAKAKELRRVVEPLITLAKIDSVANRRLVFARTRDAEVVGKLFTELGPRFQERPGGYTRILKCGLRTGDKAPMAYIELVGRPEAAEAVEVEAAE, encoded by the coding sequence ATGCGCCATCGTAAGAGTGGTCGTCAACTAAACCGCAACAGCAGTCATCGTCAAGCTATGTTTCGTAACATGGCTTGTTCAATAGTTCGTCATGAGATTATCAAGACAACTGTAGCTAAAGCGAAAGAACTGCGTCGCGTTGTTGAACCTCTAATAACACTTGCTAAAATTGACAGCGTTGCAAATCGCCGTTTAGTTTTTGCTCGTACCCGCGACGCTGAAGTTGTAGGTAAGTTATTTACTGAATTGGGTCCACGCTTCCAGGAACGTCCTGGTGGCTACACTCGTATTCTAAAGTGCGGTCTACGTACCGGTGATAAAGCCCCAATGGCTTACATCGAGTTAGTAGGTCGTCCTGAAGCTGCTGAAGCTGTTGAAGTAGAAGCTGCTGAGTAA
- the ccmI gene encoding c-type cytochrome biogenesis protein CcmI translates to MTTFWIFIALVVLIGLIMIWVPHFRQKKLLQAEESGVRRQTNLELFAERLAILEKELKDDLLDQVEFEALKKELEINLLQDMKQKGDDSLDVEIKSKTALWPAFMTICLLAVSGYFYQQLGAYNELANPPSQASNPHQGMDPAQIMSQRVQIMEAKVQAQPDDSQAWFSLGHAYISANQYDKAVAAFDKVMELVGTQAELLGPKATALYYKANQQMSPAIQAIIDQSLALDPQDPSTLLLVGMDAFFTANYNKAINSWQMILDSDRNDVDRTALMNAIESANMRLGENPDSMPSDANHKSDITSNAKTVAIEISISPELADKVADTDTVFIFARATQGLKVPLAATKISASSLPTTITLDDSTSMGGDVTLSSVQEVEIIAVLSKNGSVKPQSGDLKGTIKAIKVGGNAALTLDTLVQ, encoded by the coding sequence ATGACCACATTTTGGATATTTATTGCGCTTGTCGTACTCATCGGCCTAATCATGATTTGGGTTCCACATTTTCGCCAGAAAAAGCTGTTACAAGCTGAAGAATCTGGTGTTCGTAGACAAACTAACCTTGAACTTTTTGCTGAACGTTTAGCTATTCTTGAAAAAGAATTGAAAGACGATCTTTTAGATCAAGTCGAATTCGAAGCATTAAAGAAAGAACTAGAGATAAATCTACTTCAGGATATGAAACAAAAGGGTGACGACTCCCTTGATGTCGAAATTAAATCAAAAACTGCTTTGTGGCCTGCTTTTATGACCATTTGTTTGTTGGCTGTTTCAGGTTACTTTTATCAACAACTTGGTGCTTACAACGAATTAGCCAACCCTCCTTCGCAAGCCAGCAATCCTCATCAGGGTATGGATCCGGCGCAAATTATGTCGCAACGGGTACAGATAATGGAAGCAAAAGTGCAAGCTCAGCCAGACGACAGTCAAGCTTGGTTTAGCCTTGGGCATGCTTATATCTCTGCCAATCAATATGATAAAGCCGTTGCTGCATTTGATAAAGTGATGGAGTTAGTGGGCACGCAAGCTGAACTCCTTGGCCCTAAAGCGACAGCGCTATACTACAAAGCTAATCAACAAATGTCACCGGCAATTCAAGCGATAATTGATCAATCTTTAGCGTTAGATCCACAAGATCCCTCCACGCTGCTTCTCGTTGGTATGGATGCTTTCTTTACCGCAAACTACAATAAAGCCATCAATTCGTGGCAAATGATCTTAGACAGTGATCGTAATGATGTTGATAGAACAGCATTAATGAATGCGATTGAGTCTGCTAACATGCGCCTTGGTGAAAACCCAGACTCAATGCCTAGTGATGCCAATCACAAATCAGATATCACTAGCAACGCCAAAACGGTGGCGATTGAAATATCCATTTCGCCAGAACTAGCGGATAAAGTGGCTGATACAGATACTGTGTTTATTTTCGCACGAGCAACCCAAGGCCTTAAAGTACCGCTAGCCGCAACTAAAATCAGCGCAAGCAGTTTACCCACAACAATTACACTAGATGACAGTACTTCTATGGGTGGCGATGTCACACTCAGTTCAGTACAAGAAGTCGAAATCATTGCGGTATTGTCAAAGAATGGCAGTGTTAAGCCACAGTCGGGTGACTTAAAGGGCACAATTAAAGCAATAAAAGTGGGTGGTAATGCTGCACTAACACTGGATACCTTAGTACAGTAA
- a CDS encoding heme ABC transporter permease, with protein sequence MWKWLHTFADPERAYKLSGTLLPWFTTFAILLIGTGSIWGLLFAPTDYQQGDSYRIIFIHVPAASMSMSAYLAMATASFIGLVWQIKSADWAAAAIAPIGAVITFIALLTGAAWGKPMWGAWWVWDARLTSELVLLFLYLGIISLYASFEDKVLAARASGILAIVGVINIPIIKYSVDWWSSLHQPSTIKITEKSTMSTDMLYPLLINIVGFGVMIGAITLVRYRTEILARNGMRPWVRDLATAEEAK encoded by the coding sequence ATGTGGAAATGGCTTCATACCTTCGCTGATCCTGAACGAGCATATAAATTGTCAGGCACACTACTGCCGTGGTTTACCACATTCGCGATTTTACTTATTGGAACTGGGAGCATTTGGGGATTATTGTTTGCACCAACAGATTACCAACAAGGCGATAGTTATCGTATTATTTTCATCCATGTGCCTGCCGCATCGATGTCAATGAGCGCTTATTTGGCAATGGCAACCGCTTCCTTTATAGGTTTAGTATGGCAAATTAAATCTGCCGATTGGGCCGCGGCAGCAATAGCACCTATTGGTGCGGTTATCACATTCATAGCATTACTTACCGGAGCCGCATGGGGCAAACCAATGTGGGGCGCTTGGTGGGTATGGGATGCGCGTCTGACCTCTGAATTAGTCTTACTCTTTTTATACTTAGGTATTATTTCGCTGTATGCTTCTTTTGAAGATAAGGTGCTCGCGGCTAGAGCCTCTGGTATTTTGGCCATTGTCGGTGTGATTAACATTCCGATTATTAAATACTCTGTCGACTGGTGGAGCAGCTTACATCAACCGTCTACAATTAAAATAACTGAAAAATCAACCATGTCGACAGATATGCTATACCCACTATTGATCAATATAGTTGGTTTTGGAGTAATGATAGGTGCAATTACCTTAGTCCGTTATAGAACCGAAATCCTCGCTCGAAATGGCATGCGCCCTTGGGTAAGAGATTTAGCAACTGCAGAGGAGGCAAAATAA
- the ccmB gene encoding heme exporter protein CcmB — MKRGISYTASFMTFLQRDLRIAIRHRGDIFNPLLFFILVVTLFPLGIGPEPQVLTRVAPGIIWVAALLASMLSLERLFKADYNDGSLEQMLLSPQPLPLLVLSKVLAHWILTGVPLILVAPLLAVLLHLESNSYGALMATLALGTPVLSLLGAIGVALTVGLRKGGVLLSLLILPLYIPVLIFATSAIDAAGLNLTYDGQLAILAAMLVGSLILAPFAIGASLRVSTN; from the coding sequence ATGAAACGAGGAATTAGTTACACCGCATCATTCATGACGTTTTTGCAACGAGATTTAAGAATTGCTATCCGACATCGCGGTGATATTTTTAACCCACTATTATTTTTTATATTAGTGGTCACTCTTTTTCCTCTAGGAATTGGGCCTGAACCTCAGGTCCTAACAAGAGTAGCACCTGGCATTATATGGGTCGCGGCCTTACTCGCCTCTATGTTGTCATTAGAGCGATTATTTAAAGCCGATTACAACGATGGTAGCCTTGAGCAGATGTTGTTGAGTCCACAGCCATTACCATTATTAGTATTATCAAAAGTACTGGCTCATTGGATACTAACAGGTGTGCCATTAATCTTAGTTGCCCCTTTGTTAGCCGTTCTATTGCATTTAGAGAGTAATAGTTACGGTGCATTAATGGCGACGTTAGCGCTAGGAACCCCGGTGTTATCTTTACTAGGTGCGATAGGTGTAGCACTAACCGTTGGGCTTCGAAAAGGAGGCGTGTTACTGAGCTTACTCATTCTACCTTTATATATTCCTGTACTTATCTTTGCCACTAGCGCAATTGATGCCGCAGGACTCAACCTTACTTATGATGGCCAACTGGCGATACTAGCCGCTATGTTGGTCGGTTCTTTAATCTTGGCTCCTTTTGCAATTGGTGCCTCTTTACGTGTGAGTACAAACTAA
- the ccmA gene encoding cytochrome c biogenesis heme-transporting ATPase CcmA — protein sequence MTISNQPKVLLSANELTCIREERILFDELSFNINAGDIVQVEGPNGAGKTSLLRIIAGLSRPYAGEVEYLGEDINRCRDEFNLDLLYLGHLAGVKSELTAEENLNFNLRISGYDDFDTNVILAKVNLTGFEEALAGHLSAGQHRRTALARLQHSNCKIWILDEPFTAIDKKGVEELEQLFIQHAKSGGCVILTTHQDMSIIRDDMLRKVTLDYRFI from the coding sequence GTGACTATATCAAACCAACCAAAAGTACTATTAAGTGCCAACGAATTGACCTGTATTCGCGAAGAACGCATTTTATTTGATGAACTTAGTTTTAACATCAATGCGGGTGATATTGTCCAAGTTGAAGGCCCAAATGGTGCTGGTAAAACTAGCCTACTACGTATTATTGCAGGCTTATCTCGCCCCTATGCTGGTGAGGTTGAATATTTAGGTGAAGACATTAATCGATGTAGAGACGAGTTTAATCTCGACTTGTTATATCTTGGGCATTTGGCGGGTGTAAAAAGTGAGCTCACTGCAGAAGAAAATCTTAACTTCAATTTAAGAATCAGTGGCTATGATGATTTCGACACTAACGTTATTTTGGCGAAGGTCAATTTAACCGGTTTTGAAGAAGCTCTGGCAGGTCATTTATCTGCAGGACAACACCGTCGAACCGCATTAGCACGTTTACAGCATAGCAACTGTAAAATCTGGATCCTCGATGAACCTTTTACTGCAATTGATAAAAAAGGCGTTGAAGAATTGGAACAACTTTTCATACAACATGCTAAATCGGGAGGATGTGTCATATTAACCACCCACCAAGATATGAGCATTATTCGTGATGACATGTTACGTAAAGTCACGCTCGACTATCGCTTTATATAA
- a CDS encoding DNA-directed RNA polymerase subunit alpha: MQGSVTEFLKPRLVDIEQVNSTRAKVTLEPLERGFGHTLGNALRRILLSSMPGCAVTEVEIDGVLHEYSSKEGVQEDILEILLNLKGLAVTIEGKDEALLTLSKSGTGPVTAADITHDGDVTIVNPDHVICHLTGNNDISMRIRVERGRGYVPASARAQTEDDDRPIGRLLIDASFSPVARIAYNVEAARVEQRTDLDKLVIDMTTNGTIDPEEAIRRSATILAEQLDAFVELRDVTEQAVVEEKPEFDPILLRPVDDLELTVRSANCLKAEAIHYIGDLVQRTEVELLKTPNLGKKSLTEIKDVLASRGLSLGMRLENWPPASLADDL, encoded by the coding sequence ATGCAGGGTTCTGTTACAGAATTTCTTAAACCGCGTCTCGTTGATATTGAGCAGGTTAATTCAACTCGCGCCAAAGTTACACTAGAGCCACTAGAACGTGGTTTTGGCCATACCTTAGGTAACGCGTTGCGTCGAATCCTATTGTCGTCTATGCCTGGCTGTGCAGTTACTGAAGTCGAAATTGACGGCGTACTGCATGAATACAGCAGTAAGGAAGGCGTGCAAGAAGATATCCTTGAGATATTGCTTAATCTTAAGGGATTAGCAGTGACCATCGAGGGTAAAGACGAGGCTTTGCTTACATTAAGCAAGTCCGGCACAGGCCCTGTTACAGCAGCAGATATCACGCATGATGGTGATGTTACCATCGTGAATCCTGATCATGTTATCTGTCACTTGACTGGTAACAATGATATCAGCATGCGTATCCGCGTTGAGCGTGGTCGTGGTTATGTGCCTGCTTCGGCTCGTGCACAGACTGAAGACGATGATCGCCCAATCGGTCGCTTATTGATTGATGCTTCATTCTCGCCTGTAGCTCGCATTGCATATAATGTTGAAGCTGCTCGTGTAGAACAACGTACTGACTTAGACAAACTTGTGATTGATATGACCACTAACGGTACTATTGATCCTGAGGAAGCCATTCGTCGTTCCGCAACCATCTTAGCTGAACAGCTAGATGCGTTTGTTGAATTACGTGATGTGACTGAGCAGGCTGTTGTAGAAGAGAAACCGGAGTTCGATCCGATTTTGCTGCGTCCTGTCGACGATTTAGAGCTAACTGTACGTTCGGCTAACTGTTTAAAAGCCGAAGCGATTCATTACATCGGAGATCTGGTACAACGCACTGAAGTTGAGTTGCTTAAGACCCCTAACTTAGGTAAGAAATCTCTTACCGAAATTAAGGATGTTTTAGCGTCTCGCGGACTGTCGTTAGGTATGCGTCTAGAAAACTGGCCACCGGCTAGTTTAGCTGACGACCTATAA
- a CDS encoding c-type cytochrome yields MKKLLAMTAVAALTLSANVFAQEGEAIYNKACQVCHSMGVAGAPKAHDTAAWEPRLAKGLDALVGSVKSGLNAMPPGGMCTDCTDDDYKKAIEFMSK; encoded by the coding sequence ATGAAAAAATTGTTAGCAATGACTGCAGTAGCTGCATTAACTTTGTCTGCAAATGTATTTGCTCAAGAAGGTGAAGCTATTTATAATAAAGCGTGTCAAGTCTGTCACAGCATGGGCGTGGCTGGTGCGCCTAAAGCTCATGATACTGCGGCATGGGAACCACGCCTAGCGAAAGGTTTAGATGCCTTAGTGGGTTCGGTTAAGTCAGGTTTAAACGCTATGCCACCAGGTGGTATGTGTACTGACTGTACCGATGACGATTACAAAAAAGCAATTGAGTTTATGTCTAAGTAG